Proteins co-encoded in one Gallus gallus isolate bGalGal1 chromosome 27, bGalGal1.mat.broiler.GRCg7b, whole genome shotgun sequence genomic window:
- the CDK5R1 gene encoding cyclin-dependent kinase 5 activator 1: MGTVLSLSPSYRKAPLFEEGTATVGHYTAVQNSKNAKEKGLKRHSLISVLPWKRIAAVSAKKKSSKKVQPNGGYQSNVTHLNNENLKKSLSCANLATFAPPPPSSSSSSSAAALPPAQKNPPGGPAAATATPRRVVVQASTSELLRCLGEFLCRRCYRLKHLSPTDPVLWLRSVDRSLLLQGWQDQGFITPANVVFLYMLCRDVISAEVGSDHELQAVLLTCLYLSYSYMGNEISYPLKPFLVESCKEAFWDRCLSIIDLMSPKMLQVNADPHFFTQVFADLKKESGAEEKGRLLIGLDR, encoded by the coding sequence ATGGGCACGGTGCTGTCGCTGTCGCCGAGCTACCGGAAGGCCCCGCTGTTCGAGGAGGGGACGGCCACGGTGGGGCATTACACGGCGGTGCAGAACAGCAAAAACGCGAAGGAGAAGGGCCTGAAGCGGCACTCGCTCATCTCGGTGCTGCCCTGGAAGCGCATCGCCGCCGTCTCGGCCAAGAAGAAGAGCTCCAAGAAGGTGCAGCCCAACGGCGGTTACCAGAGCAACGTCACCCACCTCAACAACGAGAACCTGAAGAAGTCGCTCTCCTGCGCCAACCTCGCCACCTTCGCGCCCCcgccgccctcctcctcctcgtcgtCCTCCGCCGCCGCGCTCCCCCCGGCGCAGAAGAACCCCCCCGGGGGtcccgccgccgccaccgccacCCCGCGCCGCGTGGTGGTCCAGGCGTCCACGAGCGAACTGCTGCGCTGCCTGGGCGAGTTCCTGTGCCGCCGCTGCTACCGCCTGAAGCACCTCTCGCCCACCGACCCGGTGCTGTGGCTGCGCTCGGTGGACCgctcgctgctgctgcagggctggcaggacCAGGGCTTCATCACGCCGGCCAACGTGGTGTTCCTCTACATGCTGTGCCGCGACGTCATCTCGGCCGAGGTGGGCAGCGACCACGAACTTCAGGCGGTGCTGCTCACCTGCCTGTACCTCTCCTACTCCTACATGGGCAACGAGATCTCCTACCCGCTGAAGCCCTTCCTGGTGGAGAGCTGTAAGGAGGCCTTCTGGGACCGCTGCCTCTCCATCATCGACCTCATGAGCCCCAAGATGCTGCAGGTCAACGCCGACCCCCACTTCTTCACGCAGGTCTTCGCCGACCTCAAGAAGGAGAGCGGCGCGGAGGAGAAGGGCCGTCTGCTCATCGGGCTCGACCGGTGA